In Stomoxys calcitrans chromosome 2, idStoCalc2.1, whole genome shotgun sequence, the following proteins share a genomic window:
- the LOC106095778 gene encoding autophagy-related protein 2 homolog B, with product MSWFNVWDGLKNKTCRYLLQRYLGQFLDENLNLEQLNIELYNGKATIKNVSLRVETLNELFEAQGWPLEFTDGQIGQLTLSVPWNALMTSDSAIEVADVVLCIRPVRREHDGTSMIESMWSSVSSSLQLAEEYMRQEENESDTNTTQTTIGGLEKFAETIDNVLNRIRAKFSNITIQIEHPLVSSLKGIAFKIHLDEVLYKNETGNEKSATTQKPYSEDGEYTADVLNRIPTYTKHNIRVTGAHIYTQELKSDVGSAQPSRQQDIPVLQLNGEQHVQIKVKQSEDVTGPKIYFYIELGGIGGICSPQQIQMLLEFLEAFTDDSRYKKSMQSSHSNDMLNNMPESAERFESFGGGSGILGNQSAWISADDGATTNLQPNTNYARTTTNYASHQERYCDSISSSMSSRSTLTSVSRYQRKPTNLDSSGEITDFVCKVASFVWVVLQEDILVESASNYYESLYNEQSLNEQTRVSQSFFDQLQAIPMDSDELHEVVLCNKNHILLRLHPLVAEGKQNRNKNILQFNASVNATQLDFCEVLEGRVTPLLTFKQRKGASSHEYHFKPELGMQVASTNYVNLKNKSTTNVSLELAPCALEFDVSIIDRLGALFAPSPYASKTHTVSAKEAECSGGALNTTINVSCANLDVNIRFPIIDAKPAHDPERVPWWKQNIRTDYLLLSLEQMNVKYCNNRVQLSSREINIYYCEDRSKKIHIVNTRFKRTDQPHGKEPLFEYPQLFVDINDEACCESPCLPFSSKRNCRQSSTAQPKVEMDVTETILLPGEAHEINEFCQKSMASSVIGIRISFPILNLFLESKQLFELIYNRLNSDLFMWEPSSPYLTGTPTPSLQEKCFASMQNLGLMDSVYISAVQQQSTHPPDPFEGVYQTKSMSMGTRHHGDDDGEEDDDDNKAAADQDDETDDEDDFTYRSSILHNEPKSKRQEDSKKLCHRCSVEINIGHATAAVFVPVRDADNHILPEVLGKFLLYVDDLRIFSLNGYCDDPCLAYFCLQVNSVEMYHGGVVPMNSPLRCDNKNDIEDYMKSTFYKIPPGLTKGIIPCGKGDNSEMVTVAIEIRKNLAQHIKRLKITAGIKNTTLRYIPMPPSYFWLNQLLDFLDVMDFPIEGYEPFSVISEMQLHLWDCAIDFRPDNFPYRAVLELFYFSVSSNIISSMPGCNLRFVLEECVFSVAPHDTAKLLPCNKVTHIDAGNMVPVLDFGLLEISLRISGTSTEKHPKLDLRCSLQDVHLRTCYDSGSAFALLIGYIANNIAKDDDAAEKGSLNSSLSSDSDLFMNESQTSSDISQRHQERVNLLMAEAVRDGEEVMEASDAELTPRDDELKLFYFPDESCGSHKDVAREMNLTMASHQELEMPSTSTAVASEPLALIKGEFGIINEQKSPRKELKSQASSEEDYCFIVGEERVEHDFEDIKISEDPLRIVDNHFCLPSSHNDILKAPATFPLPEMRYTLCEMTVTWHLYGGNDFALTTGAVATAASSSATSREPAADANAAMSDAYRHGVSNASNQCRPQQDKKPKEKLTWKSKGGKERNHEILVEIQLSKVGFSYEVYPLQAAYASRQVFLVNELEIRDRLQTSEINKFLYNANTKQFGNKRMKHMVVVKSLHVRPNPEQSTAQECSLKISLSPLRLHIDQDTLEFMTDFFTSFGKSCESEQAGKGEGSSDKPKAPAPPPTATICNDLDIPEAVQDLRARRIVNENLSILIDDQAADSASVSSRNRVSPGGASNSDSPTYFREVVFSPDISICFDYHGRRVELSKGPVAGLLMGLGQLQCSEIILKKIVYRRGILGLEKVFTYLAKEWLKDIKRNQLPKILSGVGPTYAFVQLFQGIYDLFWLPIEHYQKDGRIIRGLQLGAQSFSARTILAALEITSRFIQLLQFTAETAFDMVSPGPSVRQLKRNRRGQKRRTHRPKDIREGVVNAYQIVKDGINDSANNLIETAVAEHDQKGLTGAVGAVMRQVPQLVVCPAVLATQATTNILGGVKSSLVPDSKIEAKKKWKDENC from the coding sequence ATGTCGTGGTTTAATGTGTGGGATGGGCTAAAGAATAAGACGTGTCGTTATTTACTACAAAGATATTTGGGCCAATTTCTCGATGAGAACTTGAATTTGGAACAACTGAATATAGAATTATACAATGGCAAGGCCACCATAAAAAATGTCTCGCTGCGCGTGGAGACCCTCAATGAGCTGTTCGAAGCACAAGGATGGCCATTAGAATTTACAGATGGTCAGATAGGGCAGCTAACACTGTCTGTCCCCTGGAATGCCTTAATGACAAGTGATAGTGCCATCGAAGTGGCCGATGTGGTGCTGTGCATACGTCCCGTAAGACGGGAGCACGATGGCACTTCAATGATAGAGTCCATGTGGTCTTCTGTAAGTAGTTCCCTACAATTGGCCGAAGAGTACATGAGGCAAGAGGAGAATGAGTCAGACACTAATACGACACAAACAACAATAGGTGGTTTAGAGAAGTTTGCCGAGACCATCGATAATGTTTTGAATCGCATTCGAGCAAAGTTCAGCAACATTACCATACAAATCGAACATCCATTAGTGAGTTCGCTCAAAGGTATAGCCTTTAAGATACATCTCGATGAGGTGTTGTACAAAAATGAAACGGGCAACGAGAAAAGTGCCACAACACAAAAACCGTACAGTGAAGATGGTGAATATACGGCGGATGTCTTAAATCGCATACCAACCTATACGAAGCACAATATAAGAGTCACGGGAGCACACATATACACGCAGGAACTGAAGTCAGATGTGGGTTCAGCACAGCCCAGCCGTCAGCAAGATATACCTGTGCTACAACTGAACGGGGAACAACATGTGCAAATAAAGGTCAAACAATCAGAGGATGTGACCGGTCCAAAGATTTACTTCTACATAGAGCTGGGTGGCATAGGTGGCATTTGTTCTCCACAACAAATACAAATGCTGCTGGAATTCCTGGAAGCATTTACGGATGATTCACGCTATAAGAAATCCATGCAATCTTCGCATTCCAATGATATGCTCAACAATATGCCCGAGAGTGCAGAACGTTTTGAGAGTTTCGGAGGCGGCAGTGGAATACTGGGTAATCAATCGGCTTGGATAAGTGCCGATGATGGTGCTACCACAAATCTGCAGCCAAATACTAATTATGCCAGAACCACTACCAACTATGCCAGTCATCAGGAGAGGTATTGTGACTCCATTAGCTCCAGCATGAGTTCGCGCAGCACTTTGACAAGTGTTTCGCGCTATCAACGTAAACCCACAAATCTCGACTCGTCGGGTGAAATAACCGACTTTGTGTGTAAGGTGGCCTCGTTTGTGTGGGTGGTGCTGCAGGAGGACATATTGGTGGAGTCTGCTTCGAATTACTATGAGAGCCTGTACAATGAGCAAAGTCTGAATGAACAAACCAGAGTGTCGCAATCATTTTTCGACCAGCTGCAGGCCATCCCAATGGACAGTGATGAGCTGCATGAAGTAGTCCTTTGCAATAAGAACCACATACTGCTGCGTTTGCATCCCCTGGTGGCTGAGGGCAAACAAAATCGTAACAAAAACATATTGCAATTCAATGCTTCGGTGAATGCCACACAGCTGGACTTTTGTGAGGTTCTTGAGGGCAGAGTAACCCCTTTGCTGACGTTTAAACAACGCAAGGGAGCCAGCTCTCATGAATACCATTTCAAGCCGGAACTTGGTATGCAAGTGGCCTCCACAAATTATGTAAATCTGAAAAATAAGTCCACTACTAATGTAAGCCTAGAGCTGGCTCCTTGTGCTCTGGAATTTGATGTTTCCATCATTGATCGCCTGGGCGCTTTGTTTGCTCCCTCGCCCTATGCCAGCAAAACACACACAGTGAGCGCTAAAGAAGCAGAGTGCTCGGGAGGGGCCCTTAACACCACCATAAATGTGAGTTGTGCCAATCTGGATGTTAACATAAGATTCCCTATTATAGATGCAAAACCTGCCCATGATCCTGAACGTGTTCCCTGGTGGAAACAAAACATACGAACCGATTACCTATTGCTCAGTCTGGAACAGATGAATGTCAAATACTGCAATAACCGAGTGCAATTGTCCTCGCGAGAAATCAACATCTACTACTGTGAGGACCGTTCCAAAAAGATTCACATTGTAAATACTCGCTTCAAACGCACCGACCAGCCGCATGGCAAGGAGCCTCTCTTCGAATACCCCCAATTGTTTGTAGATATTAATGATGAAGCGTGCTGTGAATCTCCCTGCCTGCCATTCAGTTCGAAACGCAATTGTCGACAAAGTAGCACTGCCCAACCCAAGGTCGAGATGGATGTTACCGAAACCATTCTACTGCCGGGCGAAGCTCATGAGATCAATGAGTTTTGCCAAAAGTCTATGGCCTCATCTGTGATTGGAATACGCATAAGTTTTCCCAtcctaaatttatttttggagTCCAAGCAATTGTTTGAGCTCATCTATAATCGTCTCAATTCGGATTTATTCATGTGGGAGCCTTCATCGCCGTATTTGACAGGCACACCAACGCCCTCTTTGCAGGAGAAATGTTTTGCCAGCATGCAGAATTTGGGTTTGATGGACTCGGTGTATATATCAGCGGTTCAGCAACAATCCACGCATCCCCCAGATCCCTTTGAGGGAGTGTACCAAACAAAATCAATGTCCATGGGCACAAGGCACCACGGTGATGATGATGGCGAAGAGGATGACGACGACAACAAGGCAGCTGCCGACCAGGACGATGAGACTGACGATGAAGATGATTTCACATATCGCTCCTCAATTCTTCACAATGAACCTAAATCGAAAAGGCAGGAGGATTCGAAGAAGTTATGTCATCGTTGTTCGGTGGAAATCAACATTGGCCATGCCACAGCAGCTGTGTTTGTGCCTGTGCGCGATGCTGACAACCATATTTTACCCGAAGTTTTGGGCAAATTTCTGCTCTATGTGGACGACTTGAGGATATTCAGTTTGAATGGCTATTGTGATGATCCCTGCTTGGCCTATTTCTGCCTACAGGTCAACAGCGTCGAAATGTATCATGGCGGCGTGGTGCCCATGAACTCCCCCCTGCGTTGTGACAATAAAAACGATATCGAAGACTATATGAAATCCACATTTTACAAAATTCCCCCCGGTCTAACCAAGGGAATTATCCCCTGCGGCAAGGGCGACAATAGCGAAATGGTTACTGTGGCCATTGAAATACGAAAAAATCTAGCACAGCACATaaagaggctaaaaataactgcCGGCATTAAGAATACCACATTGCGGTACATCCCCATGCCACCCTCATATTTTTGGCTCAATCAATTGTTGGACTTTCTCGATGTCATGGACTTCCCCATTGAGGGCTATGAGCCCTTTAGTGTGATCTCCGAAATGCAGCTACATTTGTGGGATTGTGCCATTGATTTTCGCCCTGACAATTTTCCCTATCGGGCGGTATTGGAGCTGTTTTACTTTTCCGTGAGCAGTAACATCATCTCAAGCATGCCTGGCTGTAATTTGCGCTTTGTTCTGGAGGAATGTGTGTTTTCAGTGGCTCCTCATGACACTGCGAAGTTGTTGCCCTGCAACAAGGTGACCCACATAGATGCAGGCAACATGGTGCCCGTATTGGATTTTGGTTTGCTGGAAATATCTCTTCGCATCAGTGGCACCAGCACAGAGAAACATCCCAAATTGGACTTGCGCTGCTCTCTGCAAGATGTCCATCTAAGGACGTGTTACGACTCTGGAAGTGCTTTTGCCCTGCTGATTGGTTATATCGCCAATAATATAGCCAAAGATGATGATGCAGCCGAAAAGGGCTCCCTGAATTCCTCCCTAAGCTCTGACTCGGATTTATTTATGAACGAATCACAAACATCTTCGGACATTAGCCAAAGGCATCAGGAGCGTGTTAACTTGCTTATGGCCGAGGCGGTAAGGGATGGCGAGGAGGTTATGGAAGCCAGCGATGCTGAATTGACACCAAGAGATGATGAACTCAAGCTATTCTATTTTCCTGATGAATCATGCGGCTCCCATAAGGATGTGGCTAGGGAAATGAACTTAACCATGGCCAGTCATCAAGAGCTGGAGATGCCCAGCACCAGCACCGCAGTGGCAAGTGAACCTTTGGCATTGATCAAAGGAGAGTTTGGTATTATAAACGAACAAAAATCGCCCAGGAAAGAGCTGAAGAGCCAGGCCTCCTCTGAGGAGGATTACTGCTTTATTGTGGGCGAAGAACGAGTGGAGCATGACTTTGAGGACATAAAAATTTCCGAAGATCCCTTACGCATAGTGGACAATCATTTCTGTTTGCCCTCTTCGCACAATGATATACTCAAGGCGCCGGCCACATTTCCTTTACCCGAAATGCGTTATACCCTGTGTGAGATGACAGTCACTTGGCATTTGTATGGCGGCAATGATTTTGCCCTTACAACAGGGGCAGTCGCCACAGCCGCCTCCTCGTCTGCGACTTCAAGAGAGCCTGCTGCAGATGCTAATGCAGCCATGTCTGACGCCTATCGCCATGGCGTTTCGAATGCCAGCAACCAATGTCGACCGCAGCAGGACAAGAAACCTAAAGAGAAGCTAACCTGGAAGTCTAAGGGTGGCAAGGAGCGCAATCACGAGATTCTGGTTGAAATTCAACTCAGCAAAGTAGGCTTTTCCTATGAGGTATACCCCCTGCAGGCGGCCTATGCCTCGCGCCAAGTTTTCCTGGTCAACGAGTTGGAGATACGGGATCGCCTGCAGACATCGGAAATCAACAAATTTCTCTACAATGCCAATACCAAGCAATTCGGCAACAAGAGAATGAAGCATATGGTTGTGGTGAAGTCGCTGCATGTACGTCCAAATCCCGAACAAAGTACGGCCCAAGAATGTTCCCTAAAAATATCTCTGTCGCCTTTGCGTTTGCACATAGATCAGGATACCTTGGAGTTTATGACGGATTTCTTTACCAGCTTTGGCAAAAGTTGTGAGAGTGAGCAGGCGGGCAAAGGCGAAGGGAGTTCCGATAAGCCCAAGGCCCCAGCTCCGCCGCCCACAGCTACAATATGCAATGATTTGGATATACCAGAAGCAGTGCAAGATCTAAGGGCCCGTCGCATAGTAAATGAGAATTTGTCGATATTAATAGATGACCAGGCGGCAGATAGTGCTTCAGTGAGTTCCAGAAATAGGGTGTCACCAGGAGGAGCCTCAAACTCGGATTCCCCCACATATTTCCGCGAGGTGGTTTTCAGCCCTGACATTTCAATATGCTTCGATTATCATGGGCGCCGTGTGGAATTATCCAAGGGCCCTGTGGCTGGTCTACTCATGGGCTTGGGCCAACTGCAATGTTCCGAGATTATCTTAAAGAAAATTGTCTATCGCCGTGGCATACTGGGCTTGGAGAAGGTCTTCACTTATCTGGCCAAGGAATGGCTAAAGGACATCAAGCGCAaccaattacccaaaattttaagcggtgtaGGCCCAACCTATGCCTTTGTGCAATTGTTCCAGGGTATCTATGATCTATTCTGGCTGCCCATAGAGCATTATCAGAAGGATGGCCGTATTATACGTGGCCTGCAGTTGGGGGCTCAAAGTTTCAGTGCTCGCACCATACTTGCTGCACTGGAGATAACATCACGGTTCATACAATTGCTACAATTCACCGCCGAGACGGCATTTGATATGGTCTCACCTGGACCTTCGGTGAGGCAATTGAAACGAAACCGCCGAGGTCAAAAGCGCCGAACTCACAGACCCAAGGATATACGTGAGGGTGTGGTGAATGCCTATCAAATTGTCAAGGATGGCATTAATGATTCGGCCAATAATTTGATAGAGACCGCAGTGGCGGAACACGATCAGAAGGGTCTGACCGGTGCTGTGGGAGCTGTTATGCGTCAGGTGCCACAACTGGTGGTGTGTCCAGCCGTCTTGGCCACCCAAGCCACCACAAATATTTTGGGAGGTGTTAAGAGTTCGCTGGTACCTGATTCGAAAATCGAAGCTAAAAAGAAGTGGAAAGACGAAAACTGTTGA
- the LOC106095782 gene encoding low molecular weight phosphotyrosine protein phosphatase 2 — MTKKILMVCMGNICRSPMAEAIMRRALERTKATDEWFVDSAALVGYHSGCLPEERALDVLQKHGITYSKEARVIRPDDFLEFDFIFGMDSDNVAELKKISPSNCKAKIMLLGTYGLAETEKNIHDPYYFLGEAPFEEVYEKCVVACNAFIQDVVLKNPSCS; from the exons ATGACCAAAAAGATTTTAATGGTGTGCATGg GCAACATTTGTCGTTCCCCCATGGCAGAGGCAATAATGCGAAGAGCTCTTGAACGTACAAAGGCAACCGATGAATGGTTTGTTGATAGCGCTGCCCTGGTTGGTTACCATAGTGGTTGCTTGCCCGAAGAGCGTGCATTAGATGTTTTACAAAAACATGGCATAACCTACAGCAAAGAAGCTCGGGTTATAAGACCTGACGATTTTCTAgagtttgattttatttttggtatgGATTCAGATAATGTGGCAgaattaaagaaaatatcaCCTTCTAATTGTAAAGCAAAAATAATGCTATTGGGTACATACGGCTTGGCTGAAACGGAGAAGAACATACATGATCCTTACTAT TTTTTAGGTGAAGCACCATTTGAGGAAGTTTACGAGAAGTGTGTGGTAGCCTGTAATGCTTTTATACAGGATGTTGTTTTAAAAAACCCGAGTTGCAGCTGA